One stretch of Xiphophorus hellerii strain 12219 chromosome 21, Xiphophorus_hellerii-4.1, whole genome shotgun sequence DNA includes these proteins:
- the nsmaf gene encoding protein FAN isoform X2 — translation MAFFRTQERTKERFSLLLLDLEEYYFEQHTAYHVTSPSTKENKIRGSFKVCSRSIIFDPDGLTEPIIKIPLRDCQRIEFVEKENNPFYELRPPAITVSCEQVIFIKESNIIAPYRNERGSKKLTFELEGWSKTEDVVQTLLQLHRASCLDKLGDQTAMIAANLQSRLARSSFDKNCFQSVAERPHMECPVEMVMPLVSNPGHVCVTNENLYFQPLNGHPHVIQIKLNEVRRIYKRRHGLRPLGLEVFCSENNLCSDIYLKFYYPADRDEIYYYIATFLENHIKEHTAESYMLQWQRGHLSNYEYLLHLNNLADRSCNDLSQYPVFPWVIADYTSTQLDLANSDTFRDLSKPIGALNQERLDRLLARYGGMPEPRFIYGSHYSSPGYVLFYLVRVAPEHMLCLQNGRFDHADRMFNSISETWKNCLEGATDFKELIPEFYRNDSSFLENRLSLDLGRKQNGTLVGDVLLPPWASDASDFLKKHQLALESQYVSEHLHEWIDLVFGFKQRGSEAVEAHNVFHPLTYEGGMDCDSIEDTDQRIAMLTQILEFGQTPKQLFTSPHPQRITPRIQNLTRSSSVNSAVGELSPVSLCEDSSFEDLTEESRKMAWANMGTLKRISSHKIHKEAVTGIAVTRDGASVFSTSQDSTLKMFSKELKEFQRSVSFSNMALSSCLMLADGKTVLCSSWDNNVYFYSIPYGRRQDTLMGHDDAVSEMCWFDDRLYTASWDSTVKVWQCSSKNQPSNKKNTFELLAELEHDAGVNTVGLNPAGTLLASGCKDGTVTIWDTSSYRTLQQVHCHAGTIHHSAFSPDSRHVLSVGDDCCMKVIDVQTGMMISSVKAEEEQRCFCWDGSSVLCGGRSGDLLLWDLLSNTVINRIPAHSGAVTAMWMNELCNTVITGGEDRQILFWRLQS, via the exons ATGGCGTTTTTCAGGACGCAAGAGCGAACCAAAGAAAG gtTTTCTCTCTTGTTGCTGGACTTGGAGGAATATTACTTTGAGCAGCACACTGCTTACCACGTGACAAGCCCTTCGACAAAGGAGAA taaGATCAGAGGTTCCTTCAAAGTTTGCTCCAGATCCATCATATTTGATCCAGATGGCCTTACAGAGCCAATCATAAAG ATTCCTCTGCGAGACTGTCAGAGAATCGAGTTTGTGGAGAAAGAGAACAATCCTTTTTACGA GCTTAGGCCGCCGGCCATCACAGTCTCTTGTGAACAG gttaTTTTCATTAAGGAAAGCAACATCATTGCGCCGTATAGGAATGAAAGG GGATCAAAGAAATTGACCTTTGAATTGGAAGGTTGGAGTAAAACAGAAGATGTGGTTCAGACATTATTGCAG CTCCACAGGGCTTCCTGTCTGGACAAACTAGGAGACCAGACGGCTATG ATTGCGGCTAATCTGCAGTCCCGACTGGCAAGGTCGTCGTTTGATAAGAATTG TTTTCAGAGTGTTGCAGAGAGGCCACACATGGAGTGTCCTGTAGAGATGGTGATGCCTCTGGTGTCCAACCCGGGCCACGTCTGTGTCACCAATGAAAACCTTTACTTCCAGCCCCTTAATGGACATCCG CATGTGATTCAAATCAAACTGAACGAAGTCAGGAGAATCTACAAACGACGGCACGGGCTCAGGCCTCTG gGGCTGGAGGTGTTCTGTAGTGAGAATAACTTGTGTTCTGACATCTACTTGAAGTTTTACTACCCAGCCGACCGAGATGAAATCTACTACTACATCGCTACGTTTCTCG AGAATCACATCAAGGAGCACACAGCAGAGAGCTACATGCTGCAGTGGCAGCGCGGGCATCTCAGCAACTATGAGTATCTCCTCCATTTGAACAACCTGGCCGACCGCAGCTGCAACGACCTGTCCCAGTACCCCGTCTTCCCCTGGGTCATAGCCGACTACACCAGCACACAGTTAG aCTTGGCAAATTCGGACACGTTCAGAGACCTGAGTAAACCCATCGGAGCCCTGAATCAGGAGCGACTCGACAGACTGCTG GCTCGGTACGGAGGCATGCCTGAACCGCGCTTCATCTACGGGAGCCATTACTCCTCTCCGGGATACGTCCTGTTTTACCTCGTCAGAGTCG CTCCAGAGCACATGCTGTGTCTGCAGAACGGCCGCTTTGACCACGCAGACCGCATGTTCAACAG CATCAGtgaaacatggaaaaactgCTTAGAGGGAGCAACAGACTTTAAAGAG CTGATCCCAGAGTTTTATAGAAACGACTCCAGCTTCCTGGAAAACAGACTGAGTCTGGATTTGGGCCGAAAGCAGAATGGAACGTTAGTCGGTGATGTTCTTCTCCCTCCGTGGGCTTCGG ATGCCAGTGATTTTCTCAAAAAGCACCAGCTTGCCTTGGAGAGTCAGTATGTATCAGAGCATCTTCATGAATGGATCGACTTGGTGTTTGGCTTCAAACAGAGGGGCAGTGAAGCTGTTGAAGCTCATAATG TTTTTCACCCGTTGACCTACGAAGGCGGGATGGACTGTGACAG CATCGAGGACACGGATCAGAGAATAGCCATGCTGACACAGATCCTGGAGTTCGGCCAGACGCCCAAGCAGCTCTTCACGAGCCCTCACCCCCAGAGGATCACACCCAGGATCCAGAACCTCACACGGAGCTCCAGCGTCAACTCCGCCGTCGGCGAGCTGTCCCCTG TCTCTCTGTGTGAGGACTCGTCGTTTGAAGACCTGACTGAGGAAAGCAGGAAGATGGCCTGGGCCAACATGGGAACTCTGAAGCGAATCTCCAGCCACAAAATCCATAAGGA AGCCGTGACGGGCATCGCTGTGACTCGAGACGGAGCTTCTGTCTTCTCTACATCTCAAG ACTCaacacttaaaatgttttccaaagagCTGAAGGAATTCCAGAGGAGCGTTTCCTTCTCCAACATG GCGTTATCTTCATGCTTGATGCTGGCCGACGGGAAAACTGTGTTGTGTTCTTCATGGGACAACAACGT CTACTTCTACTCCATCCCATACGGCCGGCGGCAGGACACACTGATGGGTCACGATGACGCCGTCAGTGAGATGTGCTGGTTTGATGATCGGCTCTATACAGCATCCTGGGATTCCACTGTTAag GTATGGCAGTGTTCCTCTAAAAACCAACccagtaacaaaaaaaatacatttgagttGCTGGCCGAGTTGGAACATGATGCTGGG GTAAACACGGTCGGTCTGAATCCCGCTGGAACTCTGCTGGCGTCTGGCTGCAAAGACGGGACGGTCACCATCTGGGACACCAGCAGCTACCGGACTCTTCAGCAGGTCCACTGCCATGCTGGAACCATTCACCACTCTGCCTTCAGTCCTG ACAGCAGGCATGTTCTCAGCGTTGGTGACGACTGCTGTATGAAGGTGATAGACGTTCAGACTGGAATGATGATCTCTTCTGTTAAAGCTGAGGAGGAGCAAAG ATGTTTCTGCTGGGATGGGAGCTCGGTGCTGTGTGGAGGACGCTCTGGTGACCTTCTTCTATGGGACCTGCTCAGCAACACGGTCATCAACAGAATCCCCGCTCACTCTG GTGCTGTCACCGCCATGTGGATGAATGAACTGTGCAACACGGTGATCACAGGTGGAGAGGACAGACAGATCCTGTTCTGGAGGCTGCAGAGTTAA
- the nsmaf gene encoding protein FAN isoform X1 yields MAFFRTQERTKERFSLLLLDLEEYYFEQHTAYHVTSPSTKENKIRGSFKVCSRSIIFDPDGLTEPIIKIPLRDCQRIEFVEKENNPFYELRPPAITVSCEQVIFIKESNIIAPYRNERGSKKLTFELEGWSKTEDVVQTLLQLHRASCLDKLGDQTAMIAANLQSRLARSSFDKNCFQSVAERPHMECPVEMVMPLVSNPGHVCVTNENLYFQPLNGHPQHVIQIKLNEVRRIYKRRHGLRPLGLEVFCSENNLCSDIYLKFYYPADRDEIYYYIATFLENHIKEHTAESYMLQWQRGHLSNYEYLLHLNNLADRSCNDLSQYPVFPWVIADYTSTQLDLANSDTFRDLSKPIGALNQERLDRLLARYGGMPEPRFIYGSHYSSPGYVLFYLVRVAPEHMLCLQNGRFDHADRMFNSISETWKNCLEGATDFKELIPEFYRNDSSFLENRLSLDLGRKQNGTLVGDVLLPPWASDASDFLKKHQLALESQYVSEHLHEWIDLVFGFKQRGSEAVEAHNVFHPLTYEGGMDCDSIEDTDQRIAMLTQILEFGQTPKQLFTSPHPQRITPRIQNLTRSSSVNSAVGELSPVSLCEDSSFEDLTEESRKMAWANMGTLKRISSHKIHKEAVTGIAVTRDGASVFSTSQDSTLKMFSKELKEFQRSVSFSNMALSSCLMLADGKTVLCSSWDNNVYFYSIPYGRRQDTLMGHDDAVSEMCWFDDRLYTASWDSTVKVWQCSSKNQPSNKKNTFELLAELEHDAGVNTVGLNPAGTLLASGCKDGTVTIWDTSSYRTLQQVHCHAGTIHHSAFSPDSRHVLSVGDDCCMKVIDVQTGMMISSVKAEEEQRCFCWDGSSVLCGGRSGDLLLWDLLSNTVINRIPAHSGAVTAMWMNELCNTVITGGEDRQILFWRLQS; encoded by the exons ATGGCGTTTTTCAGGACGCAAGAGCGAACCAAAGAAAG gtTTTCTCTCTTGTTGCTGGACTTGGAGGAATATTACTTTGAGCAGCACACTGCTTACCACGTGACAAGCCCTTCGACAAAGGAGAA taaGATCAGAGGTTCCTTCAAAGTTTGCTCCAGATCCATCATATTTGATCCAGATGGCCTTACAGAGCCAATCATAAAG ATTCCTCTGCGAGACTGTCAGAGAATCGAGTTTGTGGAGAAAGAGAACAATCCTTTTTACGA GCTTAGGCCGCCGGCCATCACAGTCTCTTGTGAACAG gttaTTTTCATTAAGGAAAGCAACATCATTGCGCCGTATAGGAATGAAAGG GGATCAAAGAAATTGACCTTTGAATTGGAAGGTTGGAGTAAAACAGAAGATGTGGTTCAGACATTATTGCAG CTCCACAGGGCTTCCTGTCTGGACAAACTAGGAGACCAGACGGCTATG ATTGCGGCTAATCTGCAGTCCCGACTGGCAAGGTCGTCGTTTGATAAGAATTG TTTTCAGAGTGTTGCAGAGAGGCCACACATGGAGTGTCCTGTAGAGATGGTGATGCCTCTGGTGTCCAACCCGGGCCACGTCTGTGTCACCAATGAAAACCTTTACTTCCAGCCCCTTAATGGACATCCG CAGCATGTGATTCAAATCAAACTGAACGAAGTCAGGAGAATCTACAAACGACGGCACGGGCTCAGGCCTCTG gGGCTGGAGGTGTTCTGTAGTGAGAATAACTTGTGTTCTGACATCTACTTGAAGTTTTACTACCCAGCCGACCGAGATGAAATCTACTACTACATCGCTACGTTTCTCG AGAATCACATCAAGGAGCACACAGCAGAGAGCTACATGCTGCAGTGGCAGCGCGGGCATCTCAGCAACTATGAGTATCTCCTCCATTTGAACAACCTGGCCGACCGCAGCTGCAACGACCTGTCCCAGTACCCCGTCTTCCCCTGGGTCATAGCCGACTACACCAGCACACAGTTAG aCTTGGCAAATTCGGACACGTTCAGAGACCTGAGTAAACCCATCGGAGCCCTGAATCAGGAGCGACTCGACAGACTGCTG GCTCGGTACGGAGGCATGCCTGAACCGCGCTTCATCTACGGGAGCCATTACTCCTCTCCGGGATACGTCCTGTTTTACCTCGTCAGAGTCG CTCCAGAGCACATGCTGTGTCTGCAGAACGGCCGCTTTGACCACGCAGACCGCATGTTCAACAG CATCAGtgaaacatggaaaaactgCTTAGAGGGAGCAACAGACTTTAAAGAG CTGATCCCAGAGTTTTATAGAAACGACTCCAGCTTCCTGGAAAACAGACTGAGTCTGGATTTGGGCCGAAAGCAGAATGGAACGTTAGTCGGTGATGTTCTTCTCCCTCCGTGGGCTTCGG ATGCCAGTGATTTTCTCAAAAAGCACCAGCTTGCCTTGGAGAGTCAGTATGTATCAGAGCATCTTCATGAATGGATCGACTTGGTGTTTGGCTTCAAACAGAGGGGCAGTGAAGCTGTTGAAGCTCATAATG TTTTTCACCCGTTGACCTACGAAGGCGGGATGGACTGTGACAG CATCGAGGACACGGATCAGAGAATAGCCATGCTGACACAGATCCTGGAGTTCGGCCAGACGCCCAAGCAGCTCTTCACGAGCCCTCACCCCCAGAGGATCACACCCAGGATCCAGAACCTCACACGGAGCTCCAGCGTCAACTCCGCCGTCGGCGAGCTGTCCCCTG TCTCTCTGTGTGAGGACTCGTCGTTTGAAGACCTGACTGAGGAAAGCAGGAAGATGGCCTGGGCCAACATGGGAACTCTGAAGCGAATCTCCAGCCACAAAATCCATAAGGA AGCCGTGACGGGCATCGCTGTGACTCGAGACGGAGCTTCTGTCTTCTCTACATCTCAAG ACTCaacacttaaaatgttttccaaagagCTGAAGGAATTCCAGAGGAGCGTTTCCTTCTCCAACATG GCGTTATCTTCATGCTTGATGCTGGCCGACGGGAAAACTGTGTTGTGTTCTTCATGGGACAACAACGT CTACTTCTACTCCATCCCATACGGCCGGCGGCAGGACACACTGATGGGTCACGATGACGCCGTCAGTGAGATGTGCTGGTTTGATGATCGGCTCTATACAGCATCCTGGGATTCCACTGTTAag GTATGGCAGTGTTCCTCTAAAAACCAACccagtaacaaaaaaaatacatttgagttGCTGGCCGAGTTGGAACATGATGCTGGG GTAAACACGGTCGGTCTGAATCCCGCTGGAACTCTGCTGGCGTCTGGCTGCAAAGACGGGACGGTCACCATCTGGGACACCAGCAGCTACCGGACTCTTCAGCAGGTCCACTGCCATGCTGGAACCATTCACCACTCTGCCTTCAGTCCTG ACAGCAGGCATGTTCTCAGCGTTGGTGACGACTGCTGTATGAAGGTGATAGACGTTCAGACTGGAATGATGATCTCTTCTGTTAAAGCTGAGGAGGAGCAAAG ATGTTTCTGCTGGGATGGGAGCTCGGTGCTGTGTGGAGGACGCTCTGGTGACCTTCTTCTATGGGACCTGCTCAGCAACACGGTCATCAACAGAATCCCCGCTCACTCTG GTGCTGTCACCGCCATGTGGATGAATGAACTGTGCAACACGGTGATCACAGGTGGAGAGGACAGACAGATCCTGTTCTGGAGGCTGCAGAGTTAA
- the cngb3.1 gene encoding cyclic nucleotide-gated cation channel beta-3, with amino-acid sequence MFSRLRRFLGAPEPPPAPATTPPTPPAPPAPPAKEEKLTEKKDEKVEEPKATSEKQEEKNEEKQEEQINEQKKEEQTAGPAPVPPSPAPIAPVNPEGAEGGEPPVVYSRYADDVLRNVIKSLRERTEILKEKTIDPYATSPEITPPVTPILRKEDYVRQKEEERIAKEEEDRKKAEEAAKKAEEKKKKDEEKRLEAEKKAEEERLAEEARRKAKILPDISCSCFDVLFRPVEEKMDTVLGSTIDPFTDRRYITWLSVVAVAYNYNVWFCPTRLAFPYHNDTANPFWILLDVLSDIVNVIDIVVWQPRLQFVKAGDIIKDRALTKVHYRKSYRFQTDMFSIIPFDLLSLHFGFSSIYRFNRFIRIESFFEFSDRLESIMAKAYIWRVARTTGYLLYMLHLNACAYYVASVYQGLASTTWVYDGKGTAYLRCYYFAVRSLINIGGLPEPVTLFEITFQMTNFFVGVFVFSSLIGQMRDVIGAATAAQAYFRASMDGCVEYMNTYTIPKLVQNRVRTWYNYTWDSQGMLDEAELLDKMPLVMRIAIAVDINLATFQKIQLFQGCDQQMLVDMLLRLKSIIYLPGDFVVRKGDIGKEMYIIKSGAVQVVGGPDNSIVFVTLKAGCVFGEISLLQSAKDGGNRRTANVRAYGFANLFVLEKKDLFDILVHYPESQKVLAKKGRQLVKAKAAAGAPTKDEKPKGLTLLGPKPPTPKLLKAFANLRKAGLLDKLKKAAEEEQ; translated from the exons ATGTTCAGCCGGTTGAGGAGGTTTCTGGGCGCTCCTGAGCCTCCGCCTGCCCCTGCAACCACCCCGCCAACCCCACCAGCTCCACCAGCTCCACCAGCCAAG GAGGAGAAgttaacagaaaagaaagatgaaaaagtaGAGGAGCCAAAGGCGACAAGTGaaaagcaggaggagaaaaatgaagagaaacaagAGGAGCAAATAAATGAGCAGAAGAAGGAAGAGCAGACAGCTG gtccTGCTCCTGTTcctccttctccagctcctATTGCTCCTGTTAACCCAGAAGGGGCTGAAGG AGGCGAACCCCCGGTGGTCTACTCCAGATATGCAGATGACGTCCTGAGGAATGTCATAAAGAGTTTGAGAGAACGAACCGAAATCCTCAAAGAGAAGACTATAGACCCTTATGCTACATCTCCAGAAATCACTCCACCTGTTA CACCCATTTTGAGGAAAGAGGACTACGTCAGACAGAAGGAAGAGGAGCGCATagccaaagaagaagaagacaggaagaagGCCGAGGAAGCAGCCAAAAAggcagaggagaaaaagaagaaagacgaGGAGAAACGACTGGAGGCTGAGAagaaagcagaggaggagaGGCTGGCGGAGGAGGCCAGGAGGAAGGCAAAGATTCTGCCGGACATCAGCTGCTCGTGCTTTGACGTCCTCTTCCGTCCAGTCGAGGAGAAGATGGACACCGTGTTGGGGAGCACCATTGATCCTTTCACGG ATCGCCGGTATATCACCTGGTTGTCGGTCGTAGCCGTTGCGTACAACTACAACGTCTGGTTCTGCCCCACCCGGCTGGCCTTCCCTTACCACAACGACACTGCCAACCCATTCTGGATTTTGCTCGACGTCCTCTCTGACATCGTCAACGTCATTGACATCGTGGTTTGGCAGCCTCGACTACAGTTTGTCAAAGCCGGAGACATTATT AAAGACAGAGCTCTGACCAAAGTGCATTATCGGAAATCTTATCGATTTCAG acAGACATGTTCAGCATCATcccctttgaccttctctctcTACACTTCGGCTTCTCCTCCATTTACAGATTCAACCGCTTCATCAGG ATAGAGTCTTTCTTTGAGTTCAGTGACCGACTTGAGAGTATCATGGCCAAAGCTTACATCTGGAG GGTGGCCCGTACCACAGGTTACCTTCTCTACATGCTCCATCTCAACGCCTGCGCTTACTACGTAGCCTCAGTGTACCAGGGTCTGGCTTCGACTACATGGGTGTATGATGGAAAAGGCACAGC GTACCTGCGCTGTTATTACTTTGCGGTACGAAGCCTCATCAACATCGGGGGCCTCCCGGAGCCGGTGACTCTGTTCGAGATCACCTTTCAGATGACCAACTTTTTCGTCGGCGTCTTTGTGTTCTCCAGCCTGATTGGACAG ATGAGAGACGTCATAGGAGCGGCCACGGCAGCTCAGGCGTACTTCCGCGCGTCGATGGACGGCTGCGTCGAGTACATGAACACGTACACCATCCCAAAGCTGGTCCAGAACAGAGTTCGCACCTGGTACAACTACACCTGGGATTCTCAGGGAATGCTAG ATGAGGCGGAGCTCCTGGACAAGATGCCTCTGGTGATGCGAATCGCCATCGCTGTGGATATAAACCTGGCCACCTTCCAAAAGATCCAGCTTTTTCAG GGCTGCGACCAGCAGATGTTGGTGGACATGTTGCTGAGGCTGAAGTCCATCATCTACCTGCCGGGAGACTTTGTCGTGAGGAAG GGTGACATCGGGAAGGAGATGTACATCATCAAAAGCGGAGCGGTGCAGGTGGTGGGAGGACCCGACAACAGCATCGTATTTGTGACGCTGAAGGCCGGCTGCGTGTTCGGGGAAATCAG CTTGCTGCAATCTGCCAAAGACGGAGGGAACAGGCGGACAGCCAACGTGAGAGCGTACGGCTTTGCGAACCTGTTCGTTCTGGAAAAGAAGGACCTGTTCGACATCCTCGTCCACTACCCCGAGTCCCAGAAGGTTTTGGCCAAGAAGGGCAG GCAACTGGTTAAAGCCAAAGCTGCAGCAGGGGCTCCGACCAAGGACGAAAAGCCGAAAGGTCTGACTCTGTTAGGACCGAAACCCCCAACGCCAAAGCTCCTCAAAGCATTTGCCAACTTGCGCAAAGCAGGGCTGCTGGACAAGCTCAAG AAAGCTGCAGAAGAGGAACAATAA